GGATCAGAAATATGTTTTTGTTATTGATAAGAACGGTATGGCAAGATCAAGAAATATTAAAGTTGCCTATGAACTTCCGGATCTCTATGTGGTAGGATCAGGGCTTTCAAAAGGAGATCAGATTCTGCTGGAAGGAGTTCAGAAAGTAAAAGATGATCAAAAGCTGAAAACAAAATTCCAGGATCCTAAAAAGGTTCTTCAATCATTGAAATTAAAAGCGGAGTAGGACTCTAAAGTGAAGAAATATGTTTAAGAAATTCATTCGCAGACCTGTTCTGTCTATTGTAATCTCATTGATTATCGTATTTATGGGAGTACTGTCATTGGTAAAGCTTCCGGTGACTCAGTTCCCGTCCATTTCTCCGCCTAAAGTAAATATTACGGCAGAGTATCCCGGTGCCAATAACGAATTGTTGATTAAATCCGTAATTATTCCCCTCGAAAGGGGTCTGAATGGTGTTCCGGGGATGAAATATATGTCATCCAATGCCGGAAATGACGGGGAGGCTGCTATTCAGATTGTATTTGATCTGGGAACAGATCCCAATGTAGCAGCGGTAAACGTTCAGAACCGTGTATCATCGGTAGTTAACAAGCTTCCTCCTTTGGTGGTGCGTGAAGGGGTGAAAATTACCCGTGAAGAGCCTAACATGTTGATGTATATTAACCTGTATAGTGATGATCCTAAAGCTGACCAGAAATTCCTTTTCAACTATGCAGATATCAATGTAATGTCTGAACTGAGAAGGGTAAGTGGTGTTGGTTTTGCCGATATCCTGGGTACCCGTGAGTATGCAATGCGTGTGTGGCTGAAACCGGACAGACTTACAGCGTATAATATTTCTGCCGATGAAGTGATGGAGGCGCTGAATGAACAAAGTTTGGAAGCTTCTCCGGGAAAAACAGGAGAGAGTTCAGGAAAAAGAGCGCAGTCTTTTGAATATGTATTAAAATATCCGGGGCGTTTCAATAATGAAAAGGATTATGGAAATATTATTTTAAAGGCGAAGCCCAATGGCGAATCCGTAAGATTAAAAGATGTTGCAGACATCGAGTTCGGAAGTTCAATGTATGATATTTATTCTACTCTGAATGGTAAACCTTCTGCGGCTATCACAGTAAAACAGTCATATGGATCTAATGCAAGCGACGTTATTAAGAATGTAAAAGCTCTGATGTCTGACCTTGAAAAGAACAATTTCCCTAAAGGAATGCATTACGAGATCAGTTATGACGTTTCCAGGTTCCTGGATGCATCCATGGAAAAAGTTATCCATACCTTATTTGAGGCTTTTATATTGGTAGCTATTGTGGTATTTTTATTCCTTGGAGACTGGCGTTCAACGCTTATTCCAGCACTGGCGGTTCCGGTGTCACTGGTGGGAACCTTTGCGGTAATGTCCGCATTTGGTATTACCCTGAACATGATTTCGTTATTTGCATTGGTAATGGCCATCGGGGTCGTCGTCGATGATGCAATTGTCGTTATTGAAGCGGTTCACGCCAAGATGGAAGAGAAAAACCTTTCCCCTTTAAAGGCTACAGAAGAAGCAATGCATGAGATCAGCGGTGCAATTATCGCTATTACGCTGGTTATGGCCTCTGTATTTATTCCTATTGCATTTATGTCAGGGCCGGTTGGGGTATTTTACCGTCAGTTCTCTATTACAATGGCTTCGTCTATTATCCTGTCAGGGGTGGTAGCTCTTACGTTGACGCCGGCGCTTTGTGCCCTGATCTTAAAAAACAATCATGGAAAAGCAAGAAAGAAAACGCCGATTACTGTTTTCCTTGATAAATTCAATAATATATTTACAAAAGGGGCAGGGCGATATGAAAAAATGCTTAATAAAACGGTAACAAAGAAAACAATTACATTACCCTTATTATTAGCCTTTTGTGCAGGTACTTATTTTCTGACTAACTCAATTCCTTCCGGATTTATTCCTGCGGAAGACCAGGGAATGATTTATGCAATTATCCAGACTCCTCCGGGATCAACACTGGAGAGAACCAACCAGATTGCGAAAGAACTTTTGAAAGAATCTGAAGGAATTGACGGAGTACAGTCTGTTTCCTCACTGGCAGGATATGAAATCCTGACTGAAGGGACAGGATCAAACTCCGGAACCTGTCTGATCAATCTTAAAAGCTGGGATGAACGTAAAGAATCTGCAGCAGAAATTATTGAAAAACTGGAGGAAAAAGCTAAGAATATTCCGGGTGCCAATATTGAATTTTTCCAACCCCCTTCAGTACCGGGATATGGGGCTGCCGGAGGTTTTGAACTTCGTTTGCTGGATAAGGCAGGAAGTGGAGATTATCATAAAATGGAGCAGGTAAGTAATGATTTTGTAAAGGAACTTAAAAAACGTCCTGAGCTGGGATCAGCATTTACATTCTATTCTGCGAGTTTTCCACAATATATGCTTAGAATAGACAATGACCTTGCTGAACAGAAGGGCGTATCCATTGAAAAAGCGATGGATAACCTGTCAACGCTGATTGGTTCTAACTATGAGACCAGTTTTATCCGTTTTGACAGACCTTATAAAGTAATTGTTCAGGCTGGCCCGCAATACCGCGCATTGCCAAGCGACCTGCTTAAGCTCTATGTTAAAAATGACAAAGATCAGATGGTTCCATACTCTGATTTTATGAGGCTGGAAAAGGTATATGGATTATCTGAGATGACCAGACATAATATGTACAACTCAGCACAGGTAAGTGGAACCCCGGCACCGGGATACAGCAGCGGACAGGCGATTAAAGCCATTCAGGAAGTTGCAGATAAAACACTTCCAAGAGGTTTTGGTATTGACTGGGCAGGTATTTCAAAAGATGAAGTGAGCCGTGGAAATGAAGCGGTATTTATTTTCCTTGTGTGTTTAGGATTCGTGTACCTTATTCTTTCTGCACAGTATGAAAGTTTCATTCTTCCGCTTCCGGTGATCTTATCACTTCCGGTGGGGATTTTTGGGGCCTTCTTATGTTTAAAACTTTTAGGACTGGAAAACAATATCTATGCACAGGTGGCGATGGTAATGCTTATTGGACTTTTAGGTAAAAATGCAGTATTGATCGTAGAATTTGCCGTACAGAAAAAAGCAGAAGAAGGTATTCCGGTGATGCAGGCTGCCATTGAAGGGGCTGCTATCCGTTTCCGACCAATCTTAATGACCTCTTTTGCATTTATTGCCGGGTTGATTCCTTTGGTAATAGCTACCGGACCGGGAGCTGTAGGGAACAGAACTATTGGAACAGCAGCAGCAGGAGGAATGCTCATAGGAACAATCTTCGGACTGATGATTATTCCGGGATTATACTACATCTTCGGAACCATTGCTGAAAAATCCAAACTCGCGAGATATGAAGAAGAAAATCCTTTAACAGAACAAACTGAACCTTATGAACATGATGGAAAATTCGAAGACTAAAAATATAATCACAGCTGTTGCCTTATCGCTTGTTTTGGCAAGCTGTAAGGCTCCAATGGCGACCGTCATAAAAGACGAGGTAAAAGAAAATATACCTCAGAACTTTAACCAGGAAGAGCAGCAGGATGCTAACAATAACAGCGGGACAACTCCCTGGAGACAGTTTTTTACTGATCCCAATCTGGTAAGCCTGATTGAAACAGCTTTAAAGAATAATCAGGAACTTTTGATCACCCTTCAGGAGATTGAAATTGCCAAAAGCGGAGTTTTAGCAAAGAAAGGAAGACTGACTCCAACAGTTTCTGCAGGAATAGGAGCAGGGCTGAAAAAAGCAGGCCGATATACCAGTGAAGGTGCTGGTGATGCCACTACAGAAATAGAACCCGGAAAATCAATGCCTGATCCCCTGGGGAATTTTGAGGCAGGTTTAAATGCAAGCTGGGAAATTGATATCTGGAAGAAACTCAGAACTGAAAAAGAGTCTGCTGTAGCTCATTACCTTTCTACCGTAGAGGGAAAAAACTTTGTACTGTCTAACCTGATTGAAGAAGTAGCTGATAATTATTATGAATTATTAGCCCTGGATAATCAGCTGGATATTATACAGCAGTATATTAAACTTCAGCAGAAAGCATTGGAGATTTCTAAAATTCAGAAAGAAGCGGCAGCGGCAACGGAACTGGCGGTGAAGAAATTTGAAGCAGAGCTGGCCAAATCTAAAGCATCAGAATACACAATCCGTCAGCAAATCACTGAAAAGGAAAATGAGATCAATGCTTTATTGGGAAGATATCCGCAATCTATTGTGAGAACAAAGGAAAACTTTATGTCTACCATTCCGCAGACGGTATATACTGGTATTCCTTCACAATTATTAGCTAACCGTCCTGATATCAAACAGGCGGAGCTGGAGCTGAAATCCTCAAAGCTGGATGTAGAAGCTGCACGAAAAGAGTTTTACCCGTCTCTGGAAATTTCTGCAACCCTAGGACTAGAAGCCTTTAAGCCATCATATCTGGTAAAAATGCCTGAATCTATAGCCTATAATCTTGCAGGAGAGTTAGCAGGACCGCTTATCAATAAGAGTGCTATAAAAGCAAACTTTCAAACTGCAGATGCAAAACAGATCCAGGCACTGTATGAATATGATAAAACAATATTAAATGCTTATCTGGATGTAGCCAATCTGATGTCGAAGGTTAAAAACATTGATCAGTATTATCAATTGAAATCCCAGGAAACAAAGGCTCTGGATCAATCAATTGACATAGCTAACCAGTTGTTCCGAAACTCCAGAGCAGATTATCTTGAAGTTCTTTTGAATCAGAGAGATGCTTTGGATGCTAAAATGGAACTGATAGAAGCAAAACAGAAACAATTAAGCACAATAGTCGATATCTACAAAAGTTTAGGTGGCGGCTGGAAATAAAATATCATAATTCAGTCAATAAACAGTTAATGTTTTGGGCTAATTCCTCCGGGGGTTAGCCTTTTTTGTTTTTTATTACGTCACGTTCTGTCGCTTTACTGGCCTACATTTGCTTCAGAATATTACAAAAATGTACATAATAATAGATTGATAGGGTATAATAAACTTTGTTTACCTATTTTAATATATGTTAAAAATAGTTAAATTTGCAAAAATAATAAACTAATACCAACTTGAAAATAACATGGGAATGAAAATACTTTTTAGAATATCTGTGCAGGATATACTGCGGTCTTATACTTAGATCGATCTTATCATTACAATTTTTTGACACTGAACAATTTTCCGGAGTTTCCGGAATCGATAGAAATATATACAATGTGTACAATATTGTATATATAAATGCACATTATATCCCTGTTATTTGAAATGTTTACTACTATATTTGAAAAAAATCAAATACATATGAAAAAAATCTACCTCGGTGCATTTACCTTATGTACCATTCTGGGATCAGCCCAGGAAATTTTATGGCAAAAAAATATAAAATCCTCAACGCAGGATTTTTTGAGCCAGGTGACTACTACCATTGATGGTCAGTATCTGATCAGCGGAAGTTCTATTCAAAGCAATAAGCTTCAGGCTTCAGGCAGCAAACACAATAACGGTTACGATTTTAGATTAGTCAAATTAAATCAGAATGGAGAAGAGGTGTGGGAGAAATATTTCTCCGGAACCAATCATGATTATCTGTCTGCAACAGTTGCTACGCAGGAAGGAGGATTCGTTGTCACAGGGACTTCGCATTCAGGAAAAGGTCTGGACAAAAAAGAAGATTCTAAAGGAAATTCAGACATTTGGTTAATCAGAATTAATGAATTTGGAGACGAGATTTGGCAGAAAACATTAGGTACTGCCGCTGACGAAGAAGCCAGAGCGGTTATTCAAACCACAGATTTAGGATTCGTAGTCGCCGGAAATGTTCAGAATTCTTCCAAAGGCTACGGTTCTAAAGATGTCCTGATCATCAGGCTGGACAAAGACGGAAAAGAACTGTCCCAGTTAATCTGGGGCGGAAAAGGACTTGATGAAGTTGAAAAAATGATCCCAACGAAAGACGGCGGAGCCTTACTCGGAATTTATTCCAGAAGTTCAGCGGTACAAGGTAAGACATCTCCCATAAAAGATGCCCAAAATACATCCGACACCCGACACCTGACTATTGTACAAAAACAAAGCGACAATTTCGGTGAAGGAGATTATACCGTCCTTAAAATAGATAAAAACGGAAAAATTGAGTGGGAAAAAAACTTTGGTGGCAAAGGTGATGATCACATCAGAACGCTTGCTTTAACTTCCACAGGATACATTATCGGAGGTGAATCCAGATCAGAAATATCCGGCAATAAAACGGTAGGCATTGAAGAGGGTACGGATTTATGGTTGATTTTCTTAAACGAGAGAGGAGAAGAACAGTCACAGAAATCTTACAATTTTGGGAACCGTGATCTCTTAATGGGAATGAGTGTCATTCAGAGTCAAGATTCAAGAGCCAGGAACCAGGACCTAACTAAAGGATTGCTTATAGGGGGATATACTCAGTCTGAAGGAAGAATAGAAGAAAATGACGAGACTTTTTGGATACTATATTTAGACCAAAATGGAAATGAACAGTGGAGAAAATATGTAACCGGAGAATCCAGACAGAAAGAAGAGAGACTTTCAGATCTGAAACTGAACAGAGACGGCTCTATTATTCTGGCAGGTACCAGTGCCACAGAACTGGGAAAAGAAAACTGGAAAATTGTAAAACTGGGAGATAAACAGGTTGATCAGCTAATGGAGAAATTTGATATCAAGATCTATCCGAATCCGGTATCCGATTATGCTTATATAGAAATCGGTTTTGATTTTAAAGAGGCTGATATTATGCTGTATGATATGAGCGGAAGGCAGCTTCAGAGCTTGAAAACAAAGAATAAAGTAACTAAGATTAATACGCAGGCTCTGGTTCAAGGGGCTTATCTGGTGACGATAAAGACGGACAATAATAAAACGGCGAATGCAAAGCTGATTAAAAAATAAAACGAAGAATCATGAAGAAAATATTTTTATTGCTGATATGCATTTTAGGGTTTACTTCTTATCATAGCCAGCAGCAAAGTCAGAATACTGATATCACGAGGCCCGCACCATCTGTTGCAGGGTTATCAACCTATAGTACTATTCCAGTATCTGTACAGACTGGAATTCCGGATATTTCTTATCCATTAGTCAATCTTGAAACAGGAAATAAATCAGTTAATATCAGTTTAGGGTTAAATTATCATGCGGCCAATACTTCTAATAGAAACGCAGTAAGTGAAGTTGGAAAAGGCTGGTCATTTTTAGGAACTGGAGTTATTTCAAGGGAAATACTGGACGATTTTGATGAAGCATTTGATGATAATAGCTATAGTTTTTACTATAAAAATGAATTTGATGATATATATAATTTTAATATTCCGGGTGAGTCTGGAAAGTTTAGGATCATAAGAGACACTATAAATAATACTTTTAGCCTCACAAAGCTCACTCCATATACCTCTAAGGTTGAATATAGTCGGTCCAATAATCAGGCTACTTTAATTATAGATTCGTTTACTGTAACAAGTGAGTCGGGAATAAAATATGTTTTTAATGATTATGATATCAGTAAAATGGTAGTATGGCTTTATCATAATGATCCTAGAGATGTTCCAAGACATGTAGAAAAAAAGTACAGAAGTACATTTTATCTTTCTTCTATTCTTGATGAAAACGGTCAGGAACTGGTAAAATACACTTACTTAAAAGATATCAAATATGTACTTGGTTCTAATGTTCCAACAATGGATATCAAAACTAATAAATTGACAAATATAGATACAAAAGGATATGGAAATGTTGAAATTAATTATGACAAACATGAAAATGAGAATAAAAATCATGATATATTTTCGATTAATAATATAGTTTTTAAAACAGCCAATAATGCTTTTATAAAAAAATACCTATTTAATTATTCATACATTTCTGTCCAGAATTATATGGTGAATTACAGAACATTAACCTCTTTTAGCCTGATTGATCAAAATGGAAATACAATTGAAAAGTATGGTTTTACTTATAAAGTAAGCAGCTATGAAAATGGAGATAATGAAAATGGAGATGAAAATATTCTGATAAGTACTGTAAAATTACCTACAGGAGGAATTATTCAATATGATTTTGATATGATTCCTCATACGTTTAGTGAAAAGGAAATAAAAATTCCGGCTCCAAGAATTCCTTTAGCGGATATAACATTTGCCAAATCCAATGGACTCAGAAAGTATGCCTTTACACTTACAGAAACCCAAAAAATAGAAATCAATGCAGTTGGTATTGGTAACTTGGCATCTTATTTATGGGCCGCTCAGTTCTGGAAAAAAAATGGAAATTCATATGTCATTTCACATAGCATTAGTGCTCCAATAGATCCTGGTGCAAGCTTTGAATATATTCAAAGCCGTATATTTGAACCCGGTGAGTATTATCTTGATTTATATTGTAATGATTTATCTTGCAGTAACTTAAAGCTAGATCCTCCTGCTGAAATCAGCTTGTCTCGAATTGTGGGAGAGCCCACCTCACAAATTCAATGGATTCCAAGATCCGGATTACCCAGAATTAAAAATATTAAATATTTTAATACTTCGTCTGATAATATTTTTAATGCACTCCCTGCAAAAATTGAAGAATACGATTACAGTTTTTTTGATCAGCCTGGAAATTCAAGTGGATATCTGGTTGAAGGCGGAGCTATAGATGTATCAGGAAATTTAGAAATGGCCAACCCAACCTTTATTTATAAAAATGTAAAAGTATCTCAGGGGAATAATACGGGGCATACGAAGTATTATTACAAAGCTCCGGATGCATATCCTTATCAAGGTAATAATAATTTTTGGCCCAATTATAATATTACCCGTAGTGGACTTATTGATAAAAAGGAAGTTTATAACGCTGCAAACCAAAAGTTATCTGAAGAACTTTTTGATTATACCATTGAAGAATTTGACAGTCC
This genomic window from Chryseobacterium sp. MEBOG06 contains:
- a CDS encoding efflux RND transporter permease subunit; this encodes MFKKFIRRPVLSIVISLIIVFMGVLSLVKLPVTQFPSISPPKVNITAEYPGANNELLIKSVIIPLERGLNGVPGMKYMSSNAGNDGEAAIQIVFDLGTDPNVAAVNVQNRVSSVVNKLPPLVVREGVKITREEPNMLMYINLYSDDPKADQKFLFNYADINVMSELRRVSGVGFADILGTREYAMRVWLKPDRLTAYNISADEVMEALNEQSLEASPGKTGESSGKRAQSFEYVLKYPGRFNNEKDYGNIILKAKPNGESVRLKDVADIEFGSSMYDIYSTLNGKPSAAITVKQSYGSNASDVIKNVKALMSDLEKNNFPKGMHYEISYDVSRFLDASMEKVIHTLFEAFILVAIVVFLFLGDWRSTLIPALAVPVSLVGTFAVMSAFGITLNMISLFALVMAIGVVVDDAIVVIEAVHAKMEEKNLSPLKATEEAMHEISGAIIAITLVMASVFIPIAFMSGPVGVFYRQFSITMASSIILSGVVALTLTPALCALILKNNHGKARKKTPITVFLDKFNNIFTKGAGRYEKMLNKTVTKKTITLPLLLAFCAGTYFLTNSIPSGFIPAEDQGMIYAIIQTPPGSTLERTNQIAKELLKESEGIDGVQSVSSLAGYEILTEGTGSNSGTCLINLKSWDERKESAAEIIEKLEEKAKNIPGANIEFFQPPSVPGYGAAGGFELRLLDKAGSGDYHKMEQVSNDFVKELKKRPELGSAFTFYSASFPQYMLRIDNDLAEQKGVSIEKAMDNLSTLIGSNYETSFIRFDRPYKVIVQAGPQYRALPSDLLKLYVKNDKDQMVPYSDFMRLEKVYGLSEMTRHNMYNSAQVSGTPAPGYSSGQAIKAIQEVADKTLPRGFGIDWAGISKDEVSRGNEAVFIFLVCLGFVYLILSAQYESFILPLPVILSLPVGIFGAFLCLKLLGLENNIYAQVAMVMLIGLLGKNAVLIVEFAVQKKAEEGIPVMQAAIEGAAIRFRPILMTSFAFIAGLIPLVIATGPGAVGNRTIGTAAAGGMLIGTIFGLMIIPGLYYIFGTIAEKSKLARYEEENPLTEQTEPYEHDGKFED
- a CDS encoding T9SS type A sorting domain-containing protein, whose translation is MKKIYLGAFTLCTILGSAQEILWQKNIKSSTQDFLSQVTTTIDGQYLISGSSIQSNKLQASGSKHNNGYDFRLVKLNQNGEEVWEKYFSGTNHDYLSATVATQEGGFVVTGTSHSGKGLDKKEDSKGNSDIWLIRINEFGDEIWQKTLGTAADEEARAVIQTTDLGFVVAGNVQNSSKGYGSKDVLIIRLDKDGKELSQLIWGGKGLDEVEKMIPTKDGGALLGIYSRSSAVQGKTSPIKDAQNTSDTRHLTIVQKQSDNFGEGDYTVLKIDKNGKIEWEKNFGGKGDDHIRTLALTSTGYIIGGESRSEISGNKTVGIEEGTDLWLIFLNERGEEQSQKSYNFGNRDLLMGMSVIQSQDSRARNQDLTKGLLIGGYTQSEGRIEENDETFWILYLDQNGNEQWRKYVTGESRQKEERLSDLKLNRDGSIILAGTSATELGKENWKIVKLGDKQVDQLMEKFDIKIYPNPVSDYAYIEIGFDFKEADIMLYDMSGRQLQSLKTKNKVTKINTQALVQGAYLVTIKTDNNKTANAKLIKK
- a CDS encoding TolC family protein; this encodes MNMMENSKTKNIITAVALSLVLASCKAPMATVIKDEVKENIPQNFNQEEQQDANNNSGTTPWRQFFTDPNLVSLIETALKNNQELLITLQEIEIAKSGVLAKKGRLTPTVSAGIGAGLKKAGRYTSEGAGDATTEIEPGKSMPDPLGNFEAGLNASWEIDIWKKLRTEKESAVAHYLSTVEGKNFVLSNLIEEVADNYYELLALDNQLDIIQQYIKLQQKALEISKIQKEAAAATELAVKKFEAELAKSKASEYTIRQQITEKENEINALLGRYPQSIVRTKENFMSTIPQTVYTGIPSQLLANRPDIKQAELELKSSKLDVEAARKEFYPSLEISATLGLEAFKPSYLVKMPESIAYNLAGELAGPLINKSAIKANFQTADAKQIQALYEYDKTILNAYLDVANLMSKVKNIDQYYQLKSQETKALDQSIDIANQLFRNSRADYLEVLLNQRDALDAKMELIEAKQKQLSTIVDIYKSLGGGWK